Part of the Sorghum bicolor cultivar BTx623 chromosome 1, Sorghum_bicolor_NCBIv3, whole genome shotgun sequence genome, TTGTATGGGTGGCAAGGTAAGAAATAGCATGTAATCATCAGTGCAATTGTTTAATACTTTACTGTTGATTTTTGCCATGTGAATCACCTGCCGCCACGCCAAAGAAACTAAGTACTTGATGACAAAGGAAAATAAAAGGTGTTCCATTTGGATCTGTAGTTGCTATCCCGAAAACCCATAACTACTTCAATCAAATCAAGATATTGTGCTGATTTGCATTAAACACCATATATACTGCTAGGTAGTATTGAGACATCATCATACATGCAACATCCTTCCATCAAACACCATGTGTACTGAAGTGCTGGGCACTTCTTAGTCAGCTTAGCTGTCTATTCTGCTGATACTGAGTCACTGGTTTGAAGTAGTACATTTTTTATCCTACATGCTAGAAAAACATTCCAAATGTTCTCTGCATGTTATCTTTGAATGATGAAGATTTGATTTGTAGAAGTTCTGATATGCACATATTATTGTCTTTCTGCAGTATCTCGTGTCTTGTTCTTATAACTTGATGATGCAGTGATTATAATTGTGTACTGAAGTGCTGGGCACTTCTTAGTCAGCTTAGCTGTCTATTCTGCTGATACTGAGTCACTGATTTGAAGTAGTACATTTTTTATCCTACATGCTAGAAAAACATTCCAAATGTTCTCTGCATGTTATCTTTGAATTATGAAGATTTGATTTGTAGAAGTTCTGATATGCACATACTATTGTCTTTCTGCAGTATCTCGTGTCTTGTTCTTATAACTTGATGATGCAGTGATTATAATGAAACTTCATTTTCCTAGTCAGTATATTCTGCAGAACAGTTACATTGTTTTGGTCCTTCATTTCCACTGGCTAAACTGAAGAATAAACTATTTCTAGACTAGCTGTAGCAGTCCTGTTTAATATCTATATTTTAGACGAATAGTATGGGTTCAGACTTTTTTCTGGAAACAGCTATGGATTTAGGCTTTTAAGTTTATTATCTTACCTTCTGCATCATCAGTATCCTCGGTACAGGCACGTGCACTCTTGTTGCCATTTGATTGTATCCTTCTACCATGTATAGACTCTGTAAGACTGTAACTGTGTCTCTATATACTCATACTCATATCTGCTCAAACTTCACACAGATTTTTGTTGATCTCACCAAGTGAATGCAGAGGTGTCATATTTCAAACTTCTTGGTGGTTGGTGCTAGTCCTATCCCCAACTCCACTGTTTCAGAACTGATAGTATGGACAAAAAGGCACTTCAATTTGGCTGTGCCACTTGTGTCCCTCTTTCCAGGCTACCTTAGACCATCTGTTGGACTATCCTCCAGTGTTCACTCCACCACCTAACTTGTTTTCTTGGCATTCTGGAGAGTGGAGAAACAAATTTTTTATTGTTCTTTCTGTGGCCACTAACCAAAACACCTATGCAGTCAAAGATAAACACAAGAAGGTCCGCATACAAAAGAAACATGACATCCCATTCGTCTTGGTTCTTTACTTTGTTCAATTGAATCGTGGCATATAACATGGATTTCCCTTTAGATGACCAGATACCCAGTCCTGACTTATTGGGCACAACAATGTGACTGAGCAAACTACTGGGGAGAATAAGTACCAGGTAATACAACCACAGTGTCATCTGCAGATGGAATAATGGCCAATGAATTCCATCTCCATGTGCAACTGCCTAGCCTATAGCATGAACTGAGCACCAATGCCTGACCAAAGCCTGCATGTCTCCAGTTCACCTGCTATCAACTGCTGAGATTGGTTTCGATAGGGATCTTCGTGGTTTGTATTCGTGCACCCCAGAATGTGAGCATTGACTGATTCCTGGTCCTAAAGATCCCAGTCCAAGCTCCAAATGTATCTTCAAGGTTGTGTTCTCATCTCATAGTTTCTGATTGGGTATTCTAAACGTGGACTAACGTTTCACGTTCTTCTTCCAGGGTTGACAGAACCACTGATCAGAGGATATAACAGGGTGAATCAATGCAGAAGTGCTCACCCACTGCGATCACCAACTGTCCTAACCGTTTCTTTTGATCAACTGGGTCATGACatataacatgggtttccccTGGGAGCACCGGATACCCCTGTCTGTCCTCACACGCTGGGCATCACCATGTGACTGAGCATCAGACTGCTGGTGCTGGGCTGCAGTAACTACCAACTGATAGATACTATCACACAGCAGTGTCTTTGGCTGAAAGACAGTGAGCTCCACCTCCATGTGCAGCTGCCCCTCCTCTACCACGGACGCAGCATCAATGCCTGCTCACTTTGCTCAGGGCATATTGCCATGTCTCCCTCCATGGACACAGATCAAGCATGTCTCGTGTGAAGGGTCCCAGCAAGTATCTTGGAGGTTAATGCTGATGTCGTCAAGGATCTGGACATGGCTCATATTCTGGTTCCGAAGGCCCATCCATGCCCAAAGGTGCCTGCCGTCGTCAAGGTTAGTAGTAGTATTCACGTAGTCCAGAATCTGAACACGACAGATACTTTGGTTGCAAAGATATTCCATGCCCAACATCCATGTTTCCTGGGCCACAAAGTAGGGCCACGCCATGTGCCGAAGTGTTACATCTGGCCAAGGATCCCTGTCCAGCTTGACGGCCAATTGGTAGCCAACCCGGGGACACACTCACTCACCAGTCTGCTGCCTGTCTGATTCGATCAAGAGACTGTTTGTGGCCCCAAGCTCAGTCAGACGGGAGTAGGATAGGAGCTGCCGTTGGACTAAACAAGGATTTTTTTCCCCATGTCATCAGATGCACAAGGTCATTATCTTAGAAGACTTCAATTAGTGGAGCCAATGAGATGGCCAGAGGCCCCAAGGCAGGCATAATTGAAATGggatgagatgagatgagatgaaaacttttcatttcgccaactaaacaaggcctaaacaaggattTTTCCCCCATGTCATCAGATGCACAAGGTCATTATCTTAGAAGACTTCAATTAGTGGAGCCAATGAGAGGGCCAGAGGCCCCAAGGCAGGCATAATTGAGATGGGATGAGATGAGATGTGTGTGTGACATGCCACCACCAGAAGTCCAGTACCGACGTCTCCTCCACAGAAACGGGGCATCCGGCGGCCGGTAGCGAGCATATCTCTGTCGTCGTGGACACATCCTGGACCTGGGGACTCCGGCTAGCTACTGGCAGTTGTTTTATGCTGCTCTAGCCTCCTAGTGTAGTGTTTGGTGCCGGGGCATTTTCCTAAGCTACTCGTGGATCATGCAGCTACCGGACTGGCTAGTGGCTACAAACGCTGGGAGGGTATATTCGACTAAAATTTGAGTGCTGTCAGCTCAGCTGCATGATCTCGTCAGGTTTCGGGACTTGGAAGGCTTGACTTGCTGCTGCCACCGGACTGACTGGAGGCCTGCTGCAGGCCACAAGAACTGGAGGAATCTTGCGTACAAAGATCGATTGAGGTCGGGCGGAGTTGTAGAGCATGCACACAGCATCGGCCCTTGTGATTTCCAAGGACAGGGATATAGCCAAGGACAGGGGAAAGGGCTCCTATCAACGTTCTGCATTAGCACCTCATGGACACCAGCCACACATTAAGTATCCGTTAACTAATAGATTGATTCTGGTTAGGTGATTAGTAGCAGTTTCTGGCCGGTGACAAATGgcgtatttttataatttactatATGAGATTAAGTTCCTGCGGATCAGACTATATCTTTCCATAATTCCAGCTGTATACCAAGTTAATGAGCCACATGGAGAGCTACATATATAGATCGAAAGCACCCAGTTGAGGTGTTTCTTCTTGGTTTTCTTCAGAACACGCAGGCAGGACAGATCAAGTGTTTGGCTGCCTTGCGTCAAAATTTGACAGGATTGTGCATTGCTTAAGCCAGAAAGTGTGGATTGCATGCAACTTTGTGGCAATTGATAAAGAAATGCTGCGGGAATCCTGCGTCGAAAAGCAGGACCTAAGATCGTCTCAAACCTTCCAAAGATGCATGACGCTCCATCTCGAATTCTTTTTTATTCGGCTTCGGCCTGATGGCATCACTGCATACGTACTCAAACATTCTAGCGACGGCTGCTTTTGCTACGTACTCTTTTCTTCAAGGTATGttacttaatttttttttgaaggaaTAGGTATGTTACTTAATTGCACTCTAAGCTTGGGATGATGATCGTTCCTGCAGTCCTGCTAGTTGTCGTCATCATGTATCAATGATTGCAGAGTTTGGCCATCGGCTCCTCGAGCTAACTGGCCGTtttagcttaggccttgtttagttcacctcaaaaaccaaaattttttcaagattttccgtcacatcaaatctttcaacacatgcatgaagtattaaatatagatgaaaacagtttacctataaatcgtgagacgaatcttttgatcctagttagtccatgattgaacaatatttaccgcaaacaaacgaaagtgctacagtagcgaaatccaaaaacttttcgcatctaaacaaggtcttagtttAATAAGTGGCtatctcgctttcttcccaaagTTACACTGTAAGGAAAGCACAACACGTGTGAAAAATTTTAGCTAGCGTTATGATTTGGCAGCTTAAATGAAGTTATGAATTGTGATGTCACTCTTTCTTTTTCATTTTCATAGAATGACAAAGAGATTTACCATAATTATAAAAAACCTGACCTATGGGAAAAAAAATCGTTCCCGTGGCATCACATTAAGAGGAAAGAACAGAGAAAAAAGAGTGATACCACTTGTTCGATCTCATCTATCTTTTATACATATTAAGTTGTCTTCTTGATATCTACAAGGATCCATTCATGTATATAGGGTTCCTTAACAACGACGAGAGAACTCACCAAATGAAGTTACAGATTGTGGGTGTCGCCTGTTGTTATCTATCTTACTCTTTCTGTGATGTAAATTTCGCCCAATACGTGCTTTGTTAGTTGGTTGCTTCGACACACATCAGCAACGAATTAAGCAATAATTGGCCAAACACCAGAGCCTCTATTTGAAAAGTGCTGGGACCTAACAGTAGGATTATCCTAGTTCGCCTTAACACCGTTGCCACTTCATTGGCACTAGCATATACTGTAGTACGTAAACAAAGGCACATACGTCTGCGAGATAAGGACAAGGACCGCCCCTGCTACTACCCTGTATACCTGCTCGCCGCTTTGCACACTGCTGCATACAAAAGTAGCCTCTTTTAGGCACATAATATACTTCCTCCGTCCCAaactataagtcattctaagaattttggagagtcattcGAAGAATCCAcataaatttatatagcaaaataataatatttttggtactaaccaagtatcattagattctttgttagttatattttcatagtgtacctattttatgacataaatatttatatttttctctatatttttggttaaatatgaaaatgttttgactctccaaaattcttaaaatgacttataatttggaacggagggagtaccaactaagGTCGAATTGAAGTAGCTTTCTTGCCCCTCTAATCAGTCCTTTAAAAAAAGAACAGAAAATCGTGTGGTTTTGGCCTTGCTTTGAGCTGAGCTTGGACCGTACGGAAATGGGCGGTCCGGCCAGTGACGAGTGACGACTGAAGACCGGTCGAAGGATGCCAAGATTCGGACGTTTATGTCGTTGTCTGCGGATCGATCAGGGCTCTTTGCGTCTGCTTTTTTGTTTTCCTCTCGAGGGAAAAGTTGGTCGGTAACCTATACTATGATATCCGTGGATTAAACAACAAAGTGGGGTTTGGATAACGCGTTTATTGTTCCAAATTCTTGACCAGTGATCCATCGATCGAGCATATATACTGTTTTGTAGAGGAGTGATAATGCTGCCTTTTTATCCATTTGGTCATCATGGGTGGCTAGATCTGTGAGTAACCTCGTCGTCATTAACGTGGGCAGCATTCTGTTCCAGCGGTGGagtaatgttttttttttttagctTCGGCTCCATAAGTAACTCTATTACCGGAGCTGGAACTGTTTTGGAATGGTAAAACAACTTCTCATAGTAGATAGAAGGGGAGGGAGCTAGCAAAAGTTAGTATTTTCAACGGTAGTCACTTTGCTCTATTCGTCAGTCACTTCATGTGAAAGTGAGTTTTAAAGAGCTTCACCTGAGAAGCTATTATATTTTAACCTATTTAGCATAACCAAAAAAAAATGCGACTCCTAAAGCACCTAGAGAAATTGTACTAAATGGGCCTAGATAGAGTGCCTCCCATGATTGCGCAGCTAGTATGATAATAATAGCAATCCCTTCGGCCCTGAATAAATTAATTTCTACGGTTATCTTCAATCAACATTTTTATGTTTGTCCAAATTTTATTAAAAAGAGtaaaaatatttatgatatcaaataagcACATTATGATAGTATATTTTATGATATATCTAAGACTACTAATTAGGTATCATAAATCTTTGTACTTTTTCCATTGACCGAAGGTAACTATAGAAATTCATTTATTCAAGTCAGGAGgaagtagtatataattcttatGTAACTTAGTCTATATCGCATTTTATCATTTTACTCCTCTTATCCCaaaataaatcaatttctagagttgttcaaaattaatatttttttattgacTAAATTTACAGAAAAAAGGCATTGttatccctccattccaaattagcaTAACTAGATATATATCATATGACGTATATCTTCACAATGTACTTATTTGGTGTGATAGATGATTTTTAAGAAACTTCCACGGGATTATGGCTATTACATTGATATAGAatagagttttacaacccatttaAAGTGGGGAAAgaccaaaaacaaaaaagttaCTCTCGTGCTAAAAGTATCACTAATTGTTTCTTCCCCAGCACAATCCAGCCCTGCTGCATCTTCAATGAGACTCGTAAGCATGCATATTGTTGAAGATTCTCATTGTCCAAAGACTCCAACATTTCTTTCCTTCCGTACTTTTTTCTGTTagccaacaatatttttttcttacaataaatcagcgaacagtacttttaGCCACGATTTTTCAGACAAGCAAACAAGTTCCCAAGGGTCAAGGAAAGTGAGATTTTTTTATCACTTTTCAAGGTGTGTGTCTTACGTTGTTGAGATATTATCTACCATTCTTGTACTGTGGTGCTCATTGGCTAGTTTCCTAGCCTGTATAAGCTGAGTGTAAATCTAGCATAGATTCACAGTAAGTAAAATTAGGATGTGGGAGAGAAGATTTTTGTCTGAATATTAGTTTTATCCCCTTCTATGCACGCTATCCAGGAAGacgaaaaggaaaagaaaagaaaagaaaagcaagAAAATCAGGTGTGGGAGAGAAGATTTTCACCCGGACACGATAGCAAAACTGATACTATATTAAGATAGTAAAGTTAATGTTTGGTTGTGTAAGTAAAAGTACCTTTAGGAAAAAATGCCTAGTGACCTCAGTTGATCGAGGTCACGCAAGTTAGAATTCTTTTTGTCATGAATTTGGGTGCTTAAATTGGCCATTGCCCATTGGCATGGTTCACACGGATAAATGGTAATTATAAATTTTAGGCCTTGATGAAAATTGACGTATATGCTTTTCTTTTACTGTCTAAACACATAGATAATGCATGTTTGCTTATAGTCAAAGTGACTGTAGATAATATATGCCTAGCTAGCTCAGTTGTTGACTGCTAGCGAAAATATCCACCGAGGTCACCCAAGTTTTTGGCACCAACTTGGGCCATTGCTATATGGTTCGCGTGGATGCTACGTTGCCACCCAAAATGGCAAACAAGTGCTACCATACGTCGGCACAGTTCTGATAAAGAACGGAGGAAGCTGCCACGGACCGACCGGCTGTTCACATTTCTCCACACCAGTGGCGCGCCTGTAGCAGTGTGTAGCTAGCTCACTGAGCAGTGAGGAGTCAAGACACCCATCGACGACGTACGCACGCAGACATCCCCACTGGCTGCCACGACGAGCCGGCAACGCCCAGACGTCGTCGATGGTGGCACGCACAGTGGGCGCCGCATCAACGGCCCGGCGCGCGGTTGGCGGCGCGACGACAACGACGCACGACGGCCGGCGTTCCCGGTCCCGGCAGGTCGCCGTCCGACCGGTCGCCGGCGCTTCGGTTGCagccgcgcgcgcgcgtgtaCGCGTGGTGGCCGGGCGGACGCACGCGGGGGTTCCCTggcatgcatgcaatgcaataGCCGGAGCCGGGGATAGGAGCGCGCGCGCGTCCTTGTCTCGCGGCCGGTTGCCGATATGATGCCGATGGCCGCCGGAGGACCGACGGCGAAAGGCTTGATCGCGAGTGTGGTGGCCTTAGCACTCTCTGCACACGCGACCGGAGCCTGGCATGCATGCACACCATACCGTCGTGTCGATCGGATAGCAGGCAACTAGAGAGGATCGTCTGGTGGACCGGCCGGCATCACGGGAGCCTGAACGTTAGTGTCCGCGCGCGTCTTCAGGTAGCCACAGCCGATCGAGGCAGGCAGCAGAGATTATattagacatatatatatatggcgcCAACGTGTGTGCGTAGTACTACGTGCTTGATTCATTCAGTACTGCCTCGATCTGCTAGGAGGAGGAGTACGCAGTAGTATAGTATCTGTTGTAGTATGTGGCCGCTCTTGCTCCCGCGCGCGGAGCCGGGAGTCCCGGCCCGGTGTCGCGGTCGCACTCGGCGCGCCGGGACGCGGATCAACGCGATCGGGATGCGCGTGGTCGGCGCGATCTTCGCCGCGGCGTCTTTCGCGTATACGTGCCGGGCGCGCGACAAAAGCAGCGCACTCCGAGCAGATATATACCCCCCGAAAGGGACCCCGGCGCCGCGAGAACGCATGAGCAGCAGCGGACGCTTCGCGCTGCCGGTTCGTGCACGAGAGCGCCAGAGCGGGTGTGAAACACGACGGCGCGCGCAGTGAGAGAGGAGGACTAGGAAAATCCGTCACATTGTCCATGCCTCTGCTGCCGTGTGCCGCTAATTCTTAATCTCACTGTGGCCGCTCCAAGCCGAAAGCATTTCAGCAGCAACAGCCACGCACGGGAAGCTTATGGTCGAGCCCACGCACTCACACGAAAAGAACGCAACGCACGCGGGCAAATTTAAAAGTAGTGCTGGAAGAACTACTACCTTGTCCTCTTGGCATGCATCCGACAGAAAAGAATCGCTGCACCTTTCTTTGATTCTTTCCTCTTTTTCATTTTCATTCAGAATTTGATAtgaactgaggccttgtttagttcaccctaaaaaccaattttttttttcaagtctccccgtcacatcgaatcatgcgatacatgcataaaacattaaatataaatgaaaacaaaaactaattgcacagtttccctgtaaatcatgagctaaatcttttaagcctagttactctgtgattagacaatatttgttaaataaaaacgaaaatgctaccgtgtcaaaacccaaaaaaattggatctaaacaaggcctgagcgaACAAAACTGTTGCCCAGAGAGCCGACCGTTCGGAGATTCTTTCATTCTGAAGCGCATTCTACACAACCACGATGTCCGTCGACACCGAACAGCAGCATCTGGACGCCCTCACCTACAGCGACGAACCGCATCGCACATGACAAATCCCTTCACCTCAGTTAGCACAAAGCCCATCAGAATCGACTCCACTTGGGAATAAATTCACAACAgcaaccagcagcagcagcgtcaaaacacacacacacacacacacacacaacacacACACAGCACAGTGGCAGGAAAGAAACAAAGAGTCCCAACACAAGTGGTCAAGTGGACAAAGCGGAGAAGCGTTCGCTTGCTGTGGAGGAAGCAAATTCCCCATCTGCGTTCAAAGTTGCTGTGCCCGTCGACAACGAAGGCTCTTCTCTTGCTTGTCCCGGCAGCACGGCAACAGGAGCCCCACATCACGACACACAGATACTCTACGACTGATGAACAGGAACGAAAATTGGATCTCTGAACAAAGATCGGGACAGAAACCGTCACCGTTCTTATTCTTATATCATCATCaatcatatatatattatactacTATGAACAAATGTACACACACTGACTGATATAGGAGCCAAGCCAGCAACACCTCAGCAGCACAGCAACTGCAACTGGGTGGCAATGGCGAGCAAGTAGCAGCAACCAAGATCCTAGACACCCCAGTCCACTGGACCGAGTGACAACAACTGGAGGAGCTGGATGCATATCCATGTCATCCAATCCAAAGAAAAAAAGGGATAAAGcgaagaaggaaaaaaaaatatactacTCTATACTAGCAAGAGGCGCCGCCAGCTGAGCTCTGGTTGCTCGGTCTCTAGAAGCAAGCACGAGCTGAAAAGCTACGAGCTGGGCGCCTTTCTTCTCTCACtctcctactactactaataATCTCTCTCTAAGCTGCCACTATCCCAATTTACTTACACTAGTGTGAAATCAAATGAAAAAAGCAACTACCAACTGTCACTGTGGTGTCGGGGAGGGGACGGGAAGACCCCGGGGAACTGATCTCGGCTCCCTCTGGTGACTTCTCCCCTGATCCATGGCAACTCTGTTCCAGCTCCAAGAAACGCGGAGCTCGGTCAGGCCTGGGCCTCGAGCTCCTTGCCCGTGATGAAGGTGCCGTGGAAGCCGAAGGGCACCCGGGACGGGAGCTGGACCGTGGCCTCCAGCCGCATGTCGGCGGCATTGACCACCAGGAGCTCCGACGTGCCGGCGCGCTCGTCGTGGACGAAGGTGAGCACGTACCCGTCGTCCTCGCCGCGCGGGTGCGCCGCGGACGGGTCCATGGGCACGAAGCAGGGCTCGCCGCCGAAGCGGCCCTCGCCGTACTCGAACTTGGTGAGCTCGCCAGTTTCGAGGTCCACCTTGGCGAAGCCGGACACCTTGGGCCACGGCTCGGCCACCGCGAGGTAGGCGTACCGTGTCTTGCGGCCCAGGAGGTTGCGGTTCACCATGCCCACCTCCAGGTTCACCTGCTGCGACGGCGGCAGGACGGCGCGGCGCGTGGACCGGCCCGTGCGCGTGTCCAGGCGGATCTCCGTGAGCACGCTCTCGAGGCGCTCGTCGGACTCGTTGAAGATGGAGTCGGCGGGGGTCATGCAGGAGCCGATCACCACCACCTCGCCCGTCGCCTCGTCCTCCCACGCGTTCCAAAGGTGGAAGCAGAAGCAGTCCGGCACGTCCACCCACACCATCTCCGACGCGTCCGAGGCGTGCTTCGGGAGCACGCCGAAGCGCGAcgtcttctccttgtccagcacCACGGGCGAGCCGCCGCGCAGCATCTCCTGGAGCTTGAACACCACCTGGTggtcgggcacgaccacgaagttcTCGGTGATGGCGAAGTCGTGGATCATGGTGGGCTGGTCCAGCGGGATCTCCACGTCGTCGGACTTGGTGCCGTCGGGCCTGAAGTAGAAGTACTTGAGGTACGGCTTCTTGATGACGTCGTAGCTCAGCGCGTGGAGCTCTCCGGTGACCGGGTCGAGCTTCGGGTGCGCGATCATGGCGCAGCCGAGCTGGCCGTCGAAGTCGTAACGGCCGACGGTCTCGAGGTCGCCGTCGTCCGCGACGCGGACGTGGTAGGGGAGGTCGTCCTCGGACATGGCGAGGAGGTGGCCGTTGAAGTAGACGAGGCCGGCGTTAGCGACGCCCGTTCCCGCCGAGGGATCGACGAGGCCGCACGCGGCGCGCGCGTAGAACAGGGCGAGGCGCGCGATCCCGGAGTGGCCGTGGAGCTCGCCAATGGCCTTGGGGAAGACGGGGCGTCCGATCGCGCGCTCCTGGGTGAGGCGCGCGGTCTCCGTGAAGCGGCAGGCGTAGGACTCGGCGACGCCGTTGCGTATCCGCAGCGCGTGCACCATGCCGTCGCCGTCGAACAGGTGGTGCCCGGCGACGGGGTCGAAGCAGGGGTTGGCGCCGTTGCGCGCGTAGACGCCGTTGATGAAGGGCGGGATGCGGCCGGAGACGGGGAGCTCGCGCACGGGCGGCCTCTCCCCGACGGGCGCGAAGTTGCCGGCGATCTGCACGGCCGGGTCGGCGGTGCTGGGCAGCCCGTGGGGCCGCTCCAGGACGTTGGCAACGAACCCTTCCTCGAACGCGTCGagcgcggccgccgcggcgcGCTGGAAGAAGTTGAGCTGCTTCTTGCCGCCGGCCTTCCGCGGCGCCGCGGCGTGCCTCGGGACGGCAATGGCGGTGGCGGGTTTCTTGGACTGCGCCGGCAGGTCGGCCGCGCCGGGCTTGTGGAACGGCGCCTGGAGGCGCTCGGCGGGCGCGGTGGCGCGCGGCACGGAGCTGACGGCGCGCGGCGAGAACCGGACGGAATTGGAGGCCCGGGCCCTGCTGGACCCGGACGCCGGCAGGTGCTGCCGGTGTATGGAAACAGAGGTGGGCGGGGCGAGACTCTGCATCACGGTGGCTGAATTGGCGTGGATCGCGTGCGGGGTTTTGAGGGATCGGGTGGGTTTTTGCGCGgtcggcggaggaggaggaggctggAGCGGAGAGCGGAGCCCGTTGgtgtggcggtggtggtggtggtctgTGATGGATGGATGGTTTGGGGGTGGTAGCCGGCGGTTGTATTTATAGATAGAGGGTCGGAGAGCAGCAGGGGAAGGAAGGCAAGCTCAAAGCTGTGGTGGGTGACTGGGCGAGTGAGTGAGGAGGCCCGGGGGGGAAGAAAAGAATTGACAGGGGGCGAGAGCGAGACGGGCGGCGCGGGTGGGGGAGGAGGGGAGaagtgtggtgtggtgtggtggaCTGGTGGGGTGGGCGGTTTGAACGGGCCGCGACTCCAAGAATGAATGAATTCGCGACGCGGACAGGGGCGCCCACGTGGTGCGCTGCGGGGGGCGGCAGCCGGCAGGGGGGACGCGCTGACGGGGACGTGCCCGCGGCCCCGCCGCCCCGCGATGGCTTCTCGTTGCCATGCCCACTGGCCACTGGTgctttgctgct contains:
- the LOC8062208 gene encoding 9-cis-epoxycarotenoid dioxygenase 1, chloroplastic; the encoded protein is MQSLAPPTSVSIHRQHLPASGSSRARASNSVRFSPRAVSSVPRATAPAERLQAPFHKPGAADLPAQSKKPATAIAVPRHAAAPRKAGGKKQLNFFQRAAAAALDAFEEGFVANVLERPHGLPSTADPAVQIAGNFAPVGERPPVRELPVSGRIPPFINGVYARNGANPCFDPVAGHHLFDGDGMVHALRIRNGVAESYACRFTETARLTQERAIGRPVFPKAIGELHGHSGIARLALFYARAACGLVDPSAGTGVANAGLVYFNGHLLAMSEDDLPYHVRVADDGDLETVGRYDFDGQLGCAMIAHPKLDPVTGELHALSYDVIKKPYLKYFYFRPDGTKSDDVEIPLDQPTMIHDFAITENFVVVPDHQVVFKLQEMLRGGSPVVLDKEKTSRFGVLPKHASDASEMVWVDVPDCFCFHLWNAWEDEATGEVVVIGSCMTPADSIFNESDERLESVLTEIRLDTRTGRSTRRAVLPPSQQVNLEVGMVNRNLLGRKTRYAYLAVAEPWPKVSGFAKVDLETGELTKFEYGEGRFGGEPCFVPMDPSAAHPRGEDDGYVLTFVHDERAGTSELLVVNAADMRLEATVQLPSRVPFGFHGTFITGKELEAQA